The DNA window CGTTGAGGCCCAGCATGCGGTACTCGTATTTCAGTTGTTTTGCCCTGTGCAGCGAAGGAGTGTGGAAATGCAGCGCAAACTGGGTGTCTTCGTAGCCCAGGCTGATGCTTTTGGCTGCGCTGATGTCCGTATCCTGAGGGTATTTGGGGTGCTGGCTGAGACGCAATGGCCGATTCATCAACTCCAGTTGGTCAATGATGGGGGCTCTGGGGGAGCCCAGTTTCGGCAGGCTGGAGAAGTTCATCCGGTTAAAGCCATTGATCCCCCCCAAATAAATGCTGCCGTCGCTATCGATATAGCTGGCGCCGAAATTAAATTCATTGTCCTGCAAGCCATCTTCTTCGCCAAAGCTATGGATACTGCCATCGTTGAGATCCATGACACTCAGGCCGGTACCCGTGCCTATCCACAACTTTTGCTGCGGATCCAGCTGTAACAAATAGGCGATATCGCCGGCAAGGCCCGAGGTCTGGTTGTAATGCTGTAAATACAGGGTGCGGCTGTCGAGGGAAAAAACGCCGCTGTCGGACGCGATCCACAGCAAATCATCAGCAGTGATAAAAATGGAAAACAGATAGTTGGAAGGCAATGCCGGGACGCTGGTTGTGTTGTAATGGGCTATGGTCCCGTCTGCCGCCAACATGGCCAAGCCTCCACCGTAGGTCGTGAGCCAGTAGCGGCCCTGTCCGTCCTGAACCATACCCAAAACCTGATCATCCGGTAGCTGGGCGCCGCTTATGCTGTCAAAACTGTCCGACTCAGGCAGGTAGCGACCAATGCCACCATCGAGGGTGGTGAGCCAGAATTGCCCCTGGCGGTCAACAAAGCAGCTATATAGGCTGTCACTGGGCAAACTCCCGGGATCTTCACTGTTGTGCAGGTAATGCTTTAGCTGGCCGCGATCGGTATTGAGGATAAACAAGCCTTGCCCCCGGGTGCCTATCCACAATCGACCCTCTGAGTCCTCACGCAAAAAGCCGATAAAGGCCTGGTTAAGCGTGCTGTCCGCCAGACCGTGCTCCCTGAAGCCGGTAATGACGCCGGGTCTGGACTCCAAGGCCCGATACAGCCCGGCCGTGGTGCCAATCCACAGTTGGCCTAACCTATCTCTGTAGATGCTGCGCACATCGGCGTTGGGTAGATTGTTGTCGGTGAAACTCTGGGGATCGACCCGGTTAAGGGCTGCGGCTCCAAGATAGGTTTTGCTCAGGCCCGAATTGCGGGTGCCTATCCACAGCTGGTTTTCATCATCCAGCCACAGTTTGGTGAGGTTCTGGCTCACCAAACTTTGGTACTGGCTGGGGGAGTGCCTGTACCAGCCGGTCAGTTGGCGCTTGGCATCGAGCTGCAACAAACCACTGCCCTGCAGGGCGACCCAGAGGTTGTCCTGGCGGTCACGTTTGATGCTGCTGATGGGCACGGTTTCATTCTGTTTGGGGAAATGCTGGTGGAAGGAGGTCAGCACATGGGTATCTATATCGAAATGCCACAACCCCATGTCCTGAGTACCGAGCCAAAGGTCATTATTGTCTCCATCTTCGATAGCACTGATCTTGTGGTATTTGAGTTCGTCAAAGCTGAGAAATTTTTGCTGCTCACTCTGGTATAGCTGCAGACCGCTTTCTGCCACCAGCCATAGTCTCTGGTATTTGTCGCTGAACAACAGGTGTATGTGATTGCTTGCCAGACCGCTGCCATCCTCCTGACGCACGTGCCGCACCACCTTGCCACTTTCAGGGGAGAACACATAGATACCGTCACCTGCGGTGGCAAGCCATAACATGCCCGCGGCATCTTCATTGATGGCCGTGATGCGTATGCCCGACAGTCCCTGTGCCTTGCCAAACACCTCGAAGGTGTCGGTTTGTGGATGGTACAGGTTGATGTCATTGTTTTCTGTCACCAGCCACAGCTGGCCCCTGTGACTGAGGTAGAGCTGGCTGATGTTGTTGGCCGAGGGGCCATAGGGGGCGTCGCTCTGGCTGTAAACCCGGAAATGATTGCCGTCGAAGCGGTTAAGGCCCGCCTGGGTGGCGACCCAAAGATAACCCTGTTCATCGGTCAGCAGATCATTGACAGTGTTCATCGATAAGCCGTGTTCGGCTTCCAGGGTCTCAAAGCGTATCGATGCCGCCTGACACAGCAGGCTGCAACAGATTAACAAGAGACCCAAGAAGACAGAACCCAAGCGTTGAATCACGGACAGAAATCCTTGATGCGAGTAGTTTAAAGTGTAGAAGCAAATTGTGATTGTGCCAGAGCTGTGCTGGGCAAAAAGCGAGAATTTTCAAGCGTTGGAACGGTATGCGGAATAATTGTGGCGCTATAAAAAAGGGCCGTCAAAGACGGCCCCGTCAGGCTGTTAGCCGTTAGAAAATCAGGTGTGCCATGCCGGCAATCACGGGCAGGGTCACGAGGGTCCGCAGAATGAAGATCACAAACAGCTCCCAGGCGTTAACCGGGATCTTGGAACCTATCAGCAGGGCGCCCACTTCACTCATATAGATGAGCTGGGTGACCGACAGTGCCGCAATCACAAAACGGGTCATGTCCGACGCTATGCCGCTGGCGAGGATGGAAGGGATAAACATATCAGCAAAGCCCACCACTATGGTTTTGGAGGCCTCGGTGGCTTCGGGAATGCCCAGCAGTTCCAGCATTGGAATAAAGGGCAGACCCAGATAATTGAACACCGGAGTGTATTCGGCAATCATCAGCGCTACTGTGCCTATGGCCATGACCACGGGGATGACACCGAACACCATATCGACCACGTTGGTTATGCCTTCATCGACCAGCTCTTTCAGGCCCCCAGTATTGGCAGCCTTGTTCAGCGCCCGATCAAAGCCCCAGGACAGCACGTGGTGCCCCTTTGGCACGGCTTCATCGTCCGGATGACGTGGGGTGCCGTCTATATAGTCATCTTTTTTCCAGCTCAGCGGTGGCAGTTTGGGCACTATGATGGCCGCTGCCAGGCCCGCCAGACAGACGGTCAGGTAGAAGGGCACAAACAGGGCTTCCAGTTTCACCTGGGAGATCACCACCAAGCTGAAGGTAATGGACACAGCCGAGAAGGTGGTACCTATGATGGCGGCTTCCCTCTGGGTGTAAAAGCGGGCTTCATACTGCTTGCTGGTCAGCAATATGCCGACGCTGCCGTCACCGAGCCAGGAGGCCATACAGTCGATGGCGCTGCGACCTGGCAGATTGAATACCGGGCGCATTATCTTGGTCAGCAGGGTGCCGAACAGCTCCAATAGGCCAAAGTTCAGCAGCAGCGGCAGCAACAGGCCGGCAAAGATGAACACAGACAGGAGCACGGGCAGCAGATCGTTCAGCACCAGGCCACCTGTGTTGGCCGAGGTGATGGCTTCGGGGCCCATGCCGCTGAAGGTCATGACGGTAAAGATGGCGCCCAGAATGCGGATTGCCAGCCACATAGGGCTGACATCAAACAGGCCATCCAAAAACTTGTGTCTGAGTAACCACTTAGGCTTGAGCGTCGACGCCAGAATCGACACCAGGGTGCTGAATACCACTATGCCGGTGACCACAGAGGTGGCAGTGTCACCCAGCGCCGCCTGCAGCGCCTTGGAAATGATGGCGATGGGAATGGTAATGGCGTCCTGATAGCTGATGGGAGTCATGAACAGGAACAGGCCGATCAGGGACGGCACCAAAAAGGTGAGTATGGTCCTGATGTTATGGTTTTGTTTTTCGCTTGCCACTTGAGGGGTTACCTATAAATTATTCATTGAGCACCGGTTCTTGCTTCCCGGTTCAACTGCGCGGTCAAGGCAGCGCATGAAGATGCACTATCGTCATGCTGTGGGCCAGGCGCCGGCAAAGAGTACTCTCTTTTGCGTCCCGCTGTAAAACATAAGCCTGCCTGCATGGAGGTCATGCAAACAGCGCCAGGCAAACAGCATAATTATTGAGTCGCAACGACTGGAAATATTCTACCTGTGGATGAAGCGAAACTCACGACCTAATTGTTTGATTAAGAAAGTGTTGTTGATTTGTGTCGGCTTTGTTCTGGTCTCAATTTCCATACCGTAAGAGTTGTGGTTTTGCCGATGGCATTGATGATGAAGGCTTTTAGCTGTGACGCTCAGCAAAAAGGGGCCATTGGCCCCTTTTTGTGTGATTACACCGGATTGTCACAATTGCCGGATGCCGGCCTCACCAAACCAATAGCCGTTACAGCTCATGGGATTCAATATGGGCTTTTGCTGCATGTGCGGCAGTTTCTCATCGGTGGGCGAAATGCGGAAGTAATCCACCCCCATGGCTGCCATGGCATCCCATTCACCGCGCAGATCGACACAGGCCGCCGATTGGGTCTGGATGCCATTAAGGCGCAGCAATGGCTGGTTTTCCTGGGTCTGCACCAACAAGCCGCTGCTGTACTCGCGGCAGATGGTCTTGCAGCCGTCTTTGGCCAGCTTGCGATGGCGGGCGGTAAAACAGCGGGCCGAGTGCGCCAGCGGAATATGGCCGTGACCCAGCACCTCCACCTCCGGGCGAATATCGCCCAAATCGTCCAGTACCTTGGCCAGCCAGTTCCGTGACAGTTCCACCGGCATCACAAAGCGCTGCATCCCCCAGTCGTGCAAACGGCGGACGGCCGCGGCGTTATACAAATTGATGTGGGGGCCACAGACGAAGGGCAATCCGGCATCGCGGGCGTGGAACACGCCGGCCATGTCGTTGGCTTCAATGATAAATTCGCCATTGTCCACCTGGCGCTTCAGCTCGGTCAGCTCGCCGCCGGCCTCGATCAGCGCCAGGGTCGACAGCACCACGTTTTTGCCGGCATCGCGCAGCATGCGTGCCAACTGCAGGTAGTCACCCGTGGTCAGTTCACGGCGGCGACTGCACACCGCCTCCCCCAGATACACCAGCGGAATATCCGTGACCGCCACCTGGGTGTAGAAATCTTCTACCCGACTTTTTTCCCAGCAATAGAGCAGGGGGCCCAAACTCAGTTTCATGTGTTTTCTCCTGCTATTGCCATTGGCGCTCGTAGGCACCCAGGGTTGTTACCTGACCTTCTGACACCTTGGCCAGGGCTTGATCCCACTGGGTCTGGACCTGATAGCGCTCGGGGGCGGCCATAAAGGTATCAATGGCGGCACGCCACACCCGGGTGACCTGTTCCACGTAGGCCGGGCTGCGTTGGCGGCCTTCAATCTTGAGGGATACCACGCCGGCGCGGGCCAGTTCGGGCAGCAGGCTCAGGGTATTGAGGCTGGTGGGGGATTCCAGCAGGTAGCTGGGAGAATCGCTGTCCTCGGCGGTAAAGCGGCCCTTGCACACCACGGGATAGCCTATCTGCTCATTGACCTTGGCCTTGTCTATCAACACATCGTTAAGACGCGTCATGCGATTGCCGTCTTCTTCCTGCCAGCGCACCGCGTTGGCCGGTGAACAGGAGCCGCCGGTGTTGGGAGACTGGCCGGTCACATAGGATGACAGGTGGCAGCGGCCTTCGGCCATGATGCACAGGCTGCCGAAGGCAAAAACTTCCAGGTCCACTGGACTGTCCTTGGCCAGATCCCGCACCTGCTTCATCGACAGTACCCGGGGCAGCACGGCGCGCTCGATATTGAAGGCCTGTTTGTACAGCGACAGGGCGCCATGGTTGGTGGCGCTGGCCTGGACACTCAAATGCAGCGGAATATGGGGATAGCGGCTGGAGGCGTAATCCAGCAACGATAAGTCGGCGACGATCAGCGCATCGGCATTGACCTTGGCGGCCAGGTCCACCGCATGGTACCAGCGCTGTTCCTCTCCGGGCTTGGGGAAGGTGTTGAGCGTCATATACAGCTTCTTGCCGGCTCCGTGGGTAAAGCGCGCCGCTTCCTCAAGCTTTTCCGGGGTGAAGTTGAGGCCGGCAAAGGAACGGGCATTGGTGTCGTCCTTCAGGCCCAGGTAGATAGCGTCGGCACCGGCCTTGATGGCGGTCTTCAGGGCTGCCAGATTCCCTGCCGGACATAACAATTCCATGGCGTGATTCTCTTGTTGTAGGAAAAGACTGTGGCGAAAAACTGCGGCGAGTGTAGCGGGAATTGAATGCGCCGGAATTGATATAAAACAGGTTTGGGATCAAAAAATGCCGCTACACTGTGAGCCATTTCATTACCCCTGTTGCGAGTGAGGAGTTTATGTCGTTGAAATGGACCAGCCAGTTACCTGCTACCCTGGTTAACCGGGCGCCGGGTATCCTCAAGCGTCCCCTGGGCCATGTGCCCTTTGTGCTCAAGGCCAACCTGATCCGGCCGGTGCTGGAATACCTGTTCCGCGACCATGCCCGCGGCGGCGAGCTGGATTTTTTGCAGGATCATTGGGTTGGGATCAGCGTCCTGGACCTGGGACTGGAATTTGATGTCAGCTTCCAAGGCCAGTGGCGGGTGCGTCCCCGCGGCGAAACCTCGGTACGCTTCAGCGCCGCCTCCCCCGAGCTGCTGCTGATTGCTGCCGCCAAGGAAGATCCCGACACCCTGTTTTTCCAGCGTAAATTGGCCATTGAAGGGGATACCGAGCTGGGACTGGAAGTGAAAAACCTGTTGCTCGGCGTCGAGTTTGATTCCTTACCCGGACCGGTACGTCTGGCGCTGGATAAGTTGGCGACCCTGGTCATGCACAGCCGTGAGCCCGAGCTGGCCGGCCAGCATTAAGGCTAACACTATTGGATTGGCCCCCTGGGGCCATAGACTGAGCTGTCTGGCTTGAGCCTTACAGCTTGCCCGTCAGGCGGGCATATTTGACCAGCAGCTCATCCTGACTCTCGGGATGGGCCGGATCCGGGTCTATACAGTTGATGGGGCAGACCGACACGCAGGTGGGTTTGTCATAATGGCCGACGCATTCGGTGCAGCGCTCGGGATCGATTTCATAGATTTCGCTCCCCATGCTGATGGCCTGGTTGGGACACTCGGGTTCGCACATATCGCAGTTGATACAGCTGTCGTCGATAATCAGGGCCATTCACTTCCTCGGATACTACTTTTCCCCGCCTTTGGTAGTTTAGGCTCGGGCGTCACTAAAACCCGCTGATTGTACCATGGGCAAGGCGCCAATCCCTAGTCTGTATCGGTGCTGACGCTATGGCCAGTTTCGGGCCGTTGAAACCCGGCACTGAGAGCCTGGAACGTTTTTGAGTTCCCTTGCTTTTGCTGGCGCGGCTCAATAGGGCTCTTTTCGAAAAAGCTCTTTGTGGCCCTCTTAAAAAGTAGTCTTCGACAGTGCGTTGCAGCTTCTCTGACCAGGTGCACAGGCCAGTGAAGAAACGGTGAACATTCAAAACGCCAGAATCTGTTACTCAGTCCAAATACATAGGCCCTGCATTGCAGGGCCTATGTTATTCAGGGCTTATGTTATTCAGTGCGTAAAGCCTTAATCGGCTTGGGATACGGTCTGGGCGTCGTGTGGATTGCGGGTATCCTGGCCCAGCTCCAGGTTGCGCAGCAGTATTGCTTTTTCAATTTCCACTTCGGCGGGTACCGGCAGATACACTGTATGACCCGAGCCCAGACCGGCTTCGACGGCTTCACCCTTGCGGTTTTGCAGTGTGTCTATGGTGAGGCTGATGTTGCCCTGGGGGGTCATCAGCTCGACGCTGTCACCGACGCTGAACTTGTTCTTCACCTCGATTTCCGCCATGCCTTCGCCATTGCGCTTGCCGGTGAATTCGCCCACAAACTGCTGGCTGTCGCTGACCGAGTAGCCATAGTCGTAGTTCTGGTATTCATCGTGTACGTGGCGACGCAGGAAGCCTTCGGTATAGCCGCGGTGTGCCAGGCCTTCTAGGCGGGTCATCAGGCTGCGATCGAAGCCGCGACCTGAGGCGGCATCGTCTATGGCCTGACGATACAACTGAGCGGTGCGGGCCACGTAGTAGAAGGACTTGGTGCGACCTTCAATCTTGAGCGAGTCCACCCCGATGCGTGCCAGGCGTTCCACGTGCTGGATGGCACGCAGATCCTTGGAATTCATTATGTAGGTGCCGTGCTCGTCCTCGAAGGCAGGCATATATTCGCCCGGGCGGTTACCTTCCTGCAGCAGGAAAATCTTGTCTGTGGCCGGGCCCTGACCCAGGGTTGGGGTCTCAAGCTGCACCGCGCTGTCTGGGGTGTGAATGGCGACCACGTCACCGGTCTCGTTTTCCGTGGCCTCGTGGGCATCGTATTTCCAGCGACAGGCGTTGGTACAGGTGCCTTGGTTGGGATCGCGCTTGTTGATGTAACCGGACAGCAGGCAGCGGCCTGAGTAGGCCATGCACAGGGCACCATGGACAAACACTTCCAGCTCTATGTCGGGACAGCGCTGACGGATCTCTTCGATTTCATCCAGCGACAGTTCCCGGGACAGGATCACCCGCTTGATCCCCTGGGTCTGCCAGAACTTGACCGAGGCCCAGTTGATGGCGTTGGCCTGCACCGACAGGTGCACCACCTGCTCGGGGAAGGCTTCGCGCACCATCATGATAAGGCCGGGATCGGACATGATAAGGGCGTCAGGCTGCATGGCCACCACGGGCGCCATGTCGTCGATATAGGTCTTCAGCTTGGCGTTGTGCGGTGCTATGTTGCTGACCACATAGAGTTTCTTGCCAAGTGCATGGGCCTCTTCGATACCGGTTTTGAGGTTTTCCAGTTTGAAATCGTTATTGCGCACCCTCAGGCTGTATCTGGGCTGACCCGCATACACGGCATCGGCGCCATAGGCAAAGGCGTAACGCATGTTCTTCAGGGTTCCGGCGGGGGACAAGAGCTCAGGTTTAAACATAAAGATTCCCGATAAGGCTTTAAGGGTGGACGCGGTGCGCGGGGGCGGTATTTTACCCAAGGAAACTGGGGTTATGCAAATAAGCCGGCGCCGGCCGGGCTGGAGAATATCGGTCGATTTGATTAAAATCTCTGTGAACTCATGGTCTTTGCTCTATGATGGTCGGATATCTTGAGCAACACCCCCGGTCGGTGGATTTTTAAACCGTCTCTGTCAGTGGGGGCTGATATACTCATCGCTATATAACAATATTCACGGAACAGATTTGGGAGTAAAGATGTCAAGCGAACATCTGCTTTTGGTCAGTCTTTTGAAAAAGCTCAAGGACGACGCCCTGGTACTGCCCACCTTGCCCGAGGTCGCCATGCGGGTGCAAGAGGTGGTCGGCAGAGCCGATTCCAGCCTGAAACAGGTGGCCGAAATCATAGGTCAGGATGCGGCCATGTCGGCCCGTATCATCAAGGTGGCCAACAGCGCCCTCTACAGTCGTGGCGTCAAGGCGGAAAACATCAACAACGCCGTGACCCGTATCGGTTTGACCCAGATTAAGTCCATCGCCACCTCAGTGGCCATGGAGCAGCTGTTTATTTCCACCAACGAAATGGTGTGGGAAGTGATGGACGAAGTGTGGCGCACCTCCATTGACGTGACCGCTGCGGCTTGTGCCATGCTGCTGATTTACAATAAAAAGCATCCGGGCAGTGGTTTGAACTACGACACCCTGACCCTGGCGGGTCTGGTGCACAATATCGGTGCCTTGCCGGTGCTGACCGAGGCCGAGGCCCATCCACACCTGTTCAACAGCATAGAGCAACTGCGGGCGCTGGTGCGCAAGATGCAGGGGCCGCTGGGCCGGGCCGTGCTCAAGAGCTGGGACTTTGCCCCGGAAGTGACGGAAGTGGTGGAGCGCTGGGCCGATCTGCACTATCTGCCCGAGCACGTCACCTATCTCGACTTTATTCGTGCTGCGGCCTTCTATGTGGGCGAGCTCAGGGCCGGCCATGAGCTGGAGGAGCGCCTGGATGTGTTTGCCCAGCGGGGCCTGCCGGTGACGCCGGACGATCTCGCCGGTGAAGCCTTCCTCGACAGTTTCCACTCCATCAAGGCCAGTTACGAGTAAGACACACTGACTACCCGGTGCAGTGCACCGGGGTTGCGTTCCCGGAGGGGCCTATGTTGTACCTGTTGCTCCTGTTGGCTCTGGTCATACTCTGTGGTCTTTGGTGGCGCAGCGCCCGTAACCAAACGCAATTTTTACAGCAGCTTACCCAGGCCCTTTTGCAACAGAGCCAACAGCGCACACCGCTGATCTTAAAAAACATTCCCCCCGTGTTTGAACCTTTGAGTCGTGCCCTGCAGGAATTGTTGGAGC is part of the Shewanella cyperi genome and encodes:
- the ubiU gene encoding ubiquinone anaerobic biosynthesis protein UbiU, with the protein product MELLCPAGNLAALKTAIKAGADAIYLGLKDDTNARSFAGLNFTPEKLEEAARFTHGAGKKLYMTLNTFPKPGEEQRWYHAVDLAAKVNADALIVADLSLLDYASSRYPHIPLHLSVQASATNHGALSLYKQAFNIERAVLPRVLSMKQVRDLAKDSPVDLEVFAFGSLCIMAEGRCHLSSYVTGQSPNTGGSCSPANAVRWQEEDGNRMTRLNDVLIDKAKVNEQIGYPVVCKGRFTAEDSDSPSYLLESPTSLNTLSLLPELARAGVVSLKIEGRQRSPAYVEQVTRVWRAAIDTFMAAPERYQVQTQWDQALAKVSEGQVTTLGAYERQWQ
- a CDS encoding YjiH family protein — its product is MASEKQNHNIRTILTFLVPSLIGLFLFMTPISYQDAITIPIAIISKALQAALGDTATSVVTGIVVFSTLVSILASTLKPKWLLRHKFLDGLFDVSPMWLAIRILGAIFTVMTFSGMGPEAITSANTGGLVLNDLLPVLLSVFIFAGLLLPLLLNFGLLELFGTLLTKIMRPVFNLPGRSAIDCMASWLGDGSVGILLTSKQYEARFYTQREAAIIGTTFSAVSITFSLVVISQVKLEALFVPFYLTVCLAGLAAAIIVPKLPPLSWKKDDYIDGTPRHPDDEAVPKGHHVLSWGFDRALNKAANTGGLKELVDEGITNVVDMVFGVIPVVMAIGTVALMIAEYTPVFNYLGLPFIPMLELLGIPEATEASKTIVVGFADMFIPSILASGIASDMTRFVIAALSVTQLIYMSEVGALLIGSKIPVNAWELFVIFILRTLVTLPVIAGMAHLIF
- a CDS encoding HDOD domain-containing protein, whose protein sequence is MSSEHLLLVSLLKKLKDDALVLPTLPEVAMRVQEVVGRADSSLKQVAEIIGQDAAMSARIIKVANSALYSRGVKAENINNAVTRIGLTQIKSIATSVAMEQLFISTNEMVWEVMDEVWRTSIDVTAAACAMLLIYNKKHPGSGLNYDTLTLAGLVHNIGALPVLTEAEAHPHLFNSIEQLRALVRKMQGPLGRAVLKSWDFAPEVTEVVERWADLHYLPEHVTYLDFIRAAAFYVGELRAGHELEERLDVFAQRGLPVTPDDLAGEAFLDSFHSIKASYE
- a CDS encoding U32 family peptidase, which translates into the protein MKLSLGPLLYCWEKSRVEDFYTQVAVTDIPLVYLGEAVCSRRRELTTGDYLQLARMLRDAGKNVVLSTLALIEAGGELTELKRQVDNGEFIIEANDMAGVFHARDAGLPFVCGPHINLYNAAAVRRLHDWGMQRFVMPVELSRNWLAKVLDDLGDIRPEVEVLGHGHIPLAHSARCFTARHRKLAKDGCKTICREYSSGLLVQTQENQPLLRLNGIQTQSAACVDLRGEWDAMAAMGVDYFRISPTDEKLPHMQQKPILNPMSCNGYWFGEAGIRQL
- a CDS encoding two-component regulator propeller domain-containing protein gives rise to the protein MIQRLGSVFLGLLLICCSLLCQAASIRFETLEAEHGLSMNTVNDLLTDEQGYLWVATQAGLNRFDGNHFRVYSQSDAPYGPSANNISQLYLSHRGQLWLVTENNDINLYHPQTDTFEVFGKAQGLSGIRITAINEDAAGMLWLATAGDGIYVFSPESGKVVRHVRQEDGSGLASNHIHLLFSDKYQRLWLVAESGLQLYQSEQQKFLSFDELKYHKISAIEDGDNNDLWLGTQDMGLWHFDIDTHVLTSFHQHFPKQNETVPISSIKRDRQDNLWVALQGSGLLQLDAKRQLTGWYRHSPSQYQSLVSQNLTKLWLDDENQLWIGTRNSGLSKTYLGAAALNRVDPQSFTDNNLPNADVRSIYRDRLGQLWIGTTAGLYRALESRPGVITGFREHGLADSTLNQAFIGFLREDSEGRLWIGTRGQGLFILNTDRGQLKHYLHNSEDPGSLPSDSLYSCFVDRQGQFWLTTLDGGIGRYLPESDSFDSISGAQLPDDQVLGMVQDGQGRYWLTTYGGGLAMLAADGTIAHYNTTSVPALPSNYLFSIFITADDLLWIASDSGVFSLDSRTLYLQHYNQTSGLAGDIAYLLQLDPQQKLWIGTGTGLSVMDLNDGSIHSFGEEDGLQDNEFNFGASYIDSDGSIYLGGINGFNRMNFSSLPKLGSPRAPIIDQLELMNRPLRLSQHPKYPQDTDISAAKSISLGYEDTQFALHFHTPSLHRAKQLKYEYRMLGLNDTWIVDSSDQKAVFTGLAPGKYRFEVRARDLNGHLSPTTPLDLAVIPPPWQTWWAYSFYLLAFLSLLALVSLIRIRKYQQKMQMLEQIATSEQRLKQALWSSGDEFWDWEIAQKRLTRSNTFLGYPEKEINLQQTIEAVIHPDNIEAAKEAMSACLYQGKDEFEVSYQGKTPDGGWQWVMNHGKVISRDEQGRPNRIMGTIKNIQPLKETEAALRQLNLELEDRVRQRTRALQQSNDELNATLEELRLTRDELLDKEKMATLGGLVASITHEVNTPIGISVTAASHLQDRVREFNRAYEEGEVAHEDFQQYQGEVAECCRLMLTNLERAAKLIHSFKQVSVDQSHEELRDFDLALYLDEIFLSLNPMLSRTPHEYTYSCPQKLIINSNPGIFYQIISNLFNNSIIHAYPDKRHGKLALRISVDEQGLHLNYCDDGCGMEPEIAEQIFNPFFTTKRGRGGSGLGMNIVYNLVNQVLGGSIRIETAPGKGACFTIDLPASIIKSATAQPTPAS
- the ubiT gene encoding ubiquinone anaerobic biosynthesis accessory factor UbiT; this translates as MSLKWTSQLPATLVNRAPGILKRPLGHVPFVLKANLIRPVLEYLFRDHARGGELDFLQDHWVGISVLDLGLEFDVSFQGQWRVRPRGETSVRFSAASPELLLIAAAKEDPDTLFFQRKLAIEGDTELGLEVKNLLLGVEFDSLPGPVRLALDKLATLVMHSREPELAGQH
- the trhP gene encoding prephenate-dependent tRNA uridine(34) hydroxylase TrhP; translation: MFKPELLSPAGTLKNMRYAFAYGADAVYAGQPRYSLRVRNNDFKLENLKTGIEEAHALGKKLYVVSNIAPHNAKLKTYIDDMAPVVAMQPDALIMSDPGLIMMVREAFPEQVVHLSVQANAINWASVKFWQTQGIKRVILSRELSLDEIEEIRQRCPDIELEVFVHGALCMAYSGRCLLSGYINKRDPNQGTCTNACRWKYDAHEATENETGDVVAIHTPDSAVQLETPTLGQGPATDKIFLLQEGNRPGEYMPAFEDEHGTYIMNSKDLRAIQHVERLARIGVDSLKIEGRTKSFYYVARTAQLYRQAIDDAASGRGFDRSLMTRLEGLAHRGYTEGFLRRHVHDEYQNYDYGYSVSDSQQFVGEFTGKRNGEGMAEIEVKNKFSVGDSVELMTPQGNISLTIDTLQNRKGEAVEAGLGSGHTVYLPVPAEVEIEKAILLRNLELGQDTRNPHDAQTVSQAD
- a CDS encoding YfhL family 4Fe-4S dicluster ferredoxin, which gives rise to MALIIDDSCINCDMCEPECPNQAISMGSEIYEIDPERCTECVGHYDKPTCVSVCPINCIDPDPAHPESQDELLVKYARLTGKL